Proteins co-encoded in one Populus trichocarpa isolate Nisqually-1 chromosome 10, P.trichocarpa_v4.1, whole genome shotgun sequence genomic window:
- the LOC7492954 gene encoding phosphoglycerate kinase, cytosolic, with translation MATKKSVSSLKETDLKGKRVFVRVDLNVPLDDNFNITDDTRIRAAVPTIKYLMDHGARVILCSHLGRPKGVTPKYSLKPLVPRLSELLGVEVKIANDCIGEEVEKLVAEIPGGGVLLLENVRFHKEEEKNDPEFAKKLASLAEVYVNDAFGTAHRAHASTEGVAKYLKPAVAGFLMQKELDYLVGAVANPKKPFAAIVGGSKVSSKIGVIESLLEKVDFLFLGGGMIFTFYKAQGYSVGSSLVEEDKLDLATSLIEKAKVKGVKLLLPTDVVVADKFAPDANSKVVPASEIADGWMGLDIGPDSIKTFSEALDTTKTIIWNGPMGVFEFEKFAAGTEAIAWKLAELSGKGVTTIIGGGDSVAAVEKVGLADKMSHISTGGGASLELLEGKPLPGVLALDDA, from the exons atggCCACTAAGAAGAGTGTTAGCAGTTTAAAGGAAACAGATTTGAAGGGAAAGAGAGTGTTTGTGAGGGTAGATCTGAATGTTCCTTTGGATGATAACTTTAATATTACTGATGATACTAGGATCCGTGCTGCTGTACCCACTATCAAGTACTTGATGGATCATGGTGCCAGAGTTATTCTATGCTCTCACTTG GGACGCCCAAAGGGTGTTACACCTAAATACAGCTTGAAGCCTCTTGTACCAAGGCTATCCGAACTTCTTGGTGTTGAGGTTAAGATAGCAAATGATTGTATTGGCGAGGAAGTTGAGAAATTGGTGGCTGAGATTCCGGGAGGAGGTGTTTTGCTTCTTGAAAATGTAAGGTTCCACAAGGAGGAAGAGAAGAATGACCCTGAATTTGCAAAGAAGCTTGCTTCTCTAGCAGAAGTCTATGTGAATGATGCATTTGGCACTGCTCACAGAGCCCATGCTTCCACTGAGGGAGTGGCTAAATACTTGAAGCCCGCTGTTGCTGGTTTCCTTATGCAGAAG GAACTTGACTATCTTGTTGGAGCTGTGGCAAATCCCAAGAAGCCATTTGCTGCAATTGTTGGTGGCTCAAAGGTATCATCCAAGATTGGAGTGATTGAATCCCTCTTAGAGAAGGTTGACTTCCTCTTCTTGGGTGGAGGAATGATCTTTACTTTTTACAAAGCCCAAGGGTACTCAGTTGGGTCATCCCTTGTGGAGGAAGACAAGCTTGATCTTGCAACTTCACTTATTGAGAAGGCCAAGGTCAAGGGGGTAAAACTACTGCTGCCTACCGATGTGGTTGTTGCTGACAAGTTTGCTCCAGATGCCAACAGCAAG GTGGTACCAGCTTCTGAGATAGCAGATGGTTGGATGGGTTTGGATATAGGACCTGATTCTATCAAGACATTCAGTGAGGCATTGGATACAACCAAAACCATTATTTGGAATGGACCAATGGGTGTGTTTGAGTTCGAGAAGTTTGCAGCAGGAACTGAG gcAATCGCCTGGAAGCTTGCTGAGCTCAGTGGCAAGGGAGTGACTACCATCATTGGAGGAGGTGACTCTGTTGCTGCTGTGGAGAAGGTTGGGCTCGCTGATAAGATGAGCCACATCTCAACAGGAGGTGGTGCCAGCTTAGAGCTTCTTGAGGGGAAACCGCTGCCTGGAGTCCTGGCTCTTGACGACGCCTAA
- the LOC7492955 gene encoding L-ascorbate oxidase: MIEPVESKGYFVRLLTLFHLICLINFSSVEARTRHHKWEVKYEYKSPDCYKKLIITINGRSPGPTIFAQQGDTVVVELKNSLWTENVAVHWHGIRQLGTPWSDGTEGVTQCPILPGETFIYKFVVDRAGTYLYHGHYGMQRAAGLYGSIIVSLPEGVSEPFSYDYDHNIILSDWYHASTNEQAAGLSAIPFVFVGEPQSLLIYGRGKYNCSLSTASGIAAGVCNTTNPECSPYSLTVVPGKTYRLRIGSLTSLSALSFEIEGHDMTVVEADGNYVEPFAIRNLYIYSGETYSVLVKADQDSSRNYWATINVVARKPATPTGLAIFNYYPNHPQKQPPTVPTTGPLWNDTTSRLAQSLAFKARQGFINTPPVTSDRVIVLLNTQNKIDGHFKWSLNNLSLILPQTPYLIALRENLTDAFVQDPPPDGYDFANYDIHSVAKNVNATSSNRIYRLRFNSTVDVILQNANSMTVNNSETHPWHLHGHDFWVLGYGTGKYNLSRDWRKYNVVNPIMKNTAPLHPYGWTALRFRADNPGVWAFHCHVESHFYMGMGVVFEEGIEKGGELPSSIRGCGESEGHHRP; the protein is encoded by the exons ATGATTGAGCCTGTAGAAAGCAAGGGCTATTTTGTGAGGCTGCTGACTTTGTTTCACTTAATTTGTTTGATCAATTTCTCGAGTGTCGAGGCTAGAACTCGTCACCACAAATGGGAGGTCAAGTATGAATACAAGTCCCCAGATTGCTATAAGAAGCTGATTATCACCATAAATGGGAGATCTCCAGGACCAACAATTTTTGCACAGCAAGGTGATACTGTTGTTGTTGAGCTAAAAAATAGTTTGTGGACAGAAAATGTTGCTGTTCACTGGCATGGAATCAGACAG CTCGGAACGCCTTGGAGTGATGGAACAGAAGGGGTTACCCAGTGTCCGATTTTACCTGGAGAAACCTTTATTTACAAATTTGTTGTAGACAGG GCTGGGACATACCTGTATCATGGGCATTATGGAATGCAAAGAGCAGCTGGATTATATGGATCCATCATTGTATCGCTTCCTGAAGGAGTTTCTGAACCCTTTTCCTATGATTATGATCACAACATAATCTTAAGTGATTGGTACCACGCAAGCACTAATGAACAAGCTGCCGGCCTATCTGCCATACCCTTTGTTTTTGTCGGAGAGCCACAG TCACTTCTTATATATGGAAGAGGGAAATACAACTGCTCTCTTTCCACTGCTTCAGGCATTGCAGCTGGAGTTTGCAATACCACAAATCCTGAATGCTCTCCTTATTCGCTGACTGTTGTTCCTGGAAAAACATATCGACTGAGGATTGGCAGCTTGACTTCCCTGTCAGCTCttagttttgaaattgag GGCCATGACATGACTGTTGTAGAAGCGGACGGGAACTATGTAGAACCATTTGCTATAAGAAACCTCTACATCTACTCTGGTGAGACGTACTCTGTGTTAGTAAAAGCTGATCAAGATTCTTCAAGAAACTACTGGGCAACTATTAATGTAGTTGCTCGCAAACCGGCAACACCAACTGGTTTGGCCATTTTCAACTACTATCCAAACCATCCACAAAAGCAGCCTCCAACAGTTCCAACCACAGGGCCTCTTTGGAATGATACAACATCAAGGTTGGCTCAAAGTCTTGCATTTAAGGCTCGTCAAGGTTTCATTAACACCCCTCCTGTCACTTCAGATAGAGTGATCGTGCTTCTAAACACACAAAACAAGATTGATGGCCATTTTAAATGGTCCTTAAACAACCTATCTCTCATACTTCCTCAGACCCCATACCTCATTGCACTTAGAGAAAATTTGACCGATGCATTTGTTCAAGACCCTCCTCCTGATGGATATGACTTCGCAAACTATGACATACATAGTGTGGCAAAAAATGTTAATGCTACTTCAAGCAACCGAATATATAGGCTACGGTTCAATTCAACAGTCGATGTCATCCTACAAAATGCTAATTCTATGACCGTGAACAACAGTGAGACACATCCATGGCATCTTCATgggcatgatttttgggtcctgGGGTACGGTACAGGCAAGTATAACTTGTCTCGTGACTGGAGAAAGTACAATGTGGTCAATCCCATTATGAAGAACACAGCACCTCTGCATCCTTATGGATGGACTGCTCTGAGGTTTAGAGCTGATAATCCAGGTGTTTGGGCCTTTCATTGTCATGTCGAGTCTCATTTCTACATGGGCATGGGTGTGGTGTTCGAAGAAGGGATAGAGAAGGGGGGTGAGTTGCCTTCATCCATTAGGGGATGTGGTGAATCTGAAGGTCACCATCGACCATAG